A genomic segment from Lasioglossum baleicum chromosome 5, iyLasBale1, whole genome shotgun sequence encodes:
- the Apf gene encoding purine phosphoribosyltransferase family protein Apf, producing MATRACGFVVFRRIQGVVEYLLMQVSYGQHHWTPPKGHVDPGESDMQTALRETEEEAGLVATDLKIYENAKQELNYIVNGQPKIVIYWLAELINHDKPVSLSHEHQAFSWLPLEEACSTAQFEEMQKTLRTFNNYISKNLS from the exons ATGGCAACGCGGGCTTGCGGTTTCGTTGTGTTTCGTCGAATTCAGGGAGTCGTCGAGTACCTGTTAATGCAAGTTTCATACGGCCAACATCACTGGACACCGCCGAAAG GTCATGTCGATCCCGGCGAATCGGATATGCAGACCGCACTTCGTGAAACAGAAGAGGAAGCAGGCTTGGTAGCTACCGATCTGAAAATCTACGAAAACGCGAAACAAGAGCTAAATTATATTGTGAACGGACAGCCAAAAATTGTCATCTACTGGCTAGCAGAGCTGATCAACCACGACAAGCCTGTCAGTTTGTCGCACGAACATCAAGCGTTCAGCTGGCTGCCGCTCGAAGAAGCCTGTTCCACAGCCCAATTCGAAGAAATGCAGAAAACGTTGAGAACCTTCAACAATTATATATCGAAAAACCTCTCCTAA